One stretch of Thermanaerosceptrum fracticalcis DNA includes these proteins:
- a CDS encoding helicase C-terminal domain-containing protein has protein sequence MVQFNWVFLDLETTGLQPERDKIIEIAALSMDENGEKQIFHHLLNPEVPLPPHITRLTGITGEMIRTAPTMADIKKDLLEFLGQKVIVAHNAAFDLGFLEKALGFPLPNLYIDTVELAKLLLPHTPSYSLRNLVRTYQLNQEPAHRALPDTRALEKLFYALTDTLKKLPIYALQEICSFLQDNPQGLSWYLQEILKDQIRHYDFTQQLETACVEENEKSSTAKNKRAFQWSVKALEEMFLPGGYIAGQLLNYQTRTPQIQMLKAVAKVLEQERHLLVEAGTGVGKSLAYLVPALAWAVSQGEKIVVATHTIALQEQLARGEIKFLEKVLPFHFSAAVLKGRNNYLCLHKWREFKEAVHGLSWPEKLLMSRISLWLRENGTGDRDSINLRGWEKEFFQQVSSVKDICLGSNCPFIGECFYQRAKQKALEADLIIVNHSLLLSDLKLGEALLPKYQYLVVDEAHHLEEEATKQFTETFSLYALQKRIGALLKKDNYRKFGLFSFIQSLLTKEVQDLGHIQNRLADAQHLAENINMQIHDILCVLEENPSLELSRVQEGVKHAAWWETLNILFANLRSNIVGLLRELQSLYDYIAAELDYATWEIPLRHLKAHINESVVEAQVIENFFAAGGEEKVYWFERDNALKDLRLHITPIKVAQQLYDHLFISKTGTVLTSATLTVDGSFAFLIEQLGLPEELVDTLQIPSPFYYDEQSLLLVDSSLPDPGKTSEELYSLAIQEALLKILLVTGGRTLVLFTSYKQLRLMFDVLHDPLQQAGLELFADGINGSRSLLVEELKVNPQAVVFGANAFWEGIDLPGAALTSVIMVKLPFAPPNLPLVEARVEALTHEGKDGFYGYSLPQAVLRFRQGYGRLIRTVEDWGVIVVLDNRIVKKRYGKKFINSLPQQKYYAGDTGFVVEQVRKWFKTSGG, from the coding sequence ATGGTCCAATTTAACTGGGTTTTTTTAGACCTGGAAACTACAGGCCTGCAGCCTGAAAGGGATAAAATCATTGAAATTGCCGCCCTCAGTATGGATGAAAATGGTGAAAAACAAATATTTCACCACTTGCTTAATCCGGAGGTGCCTTTACCACCGCATATTACAAGACTGACCGGCATAACCGGGGAGATGATAAGGACCGCGCCGACCATGGCTGACATCAAAAAGGACCTGTTAGAGTTCCTGGGGCAGAAAGTAATTGTGGCCCATAATGCAGCCTTTGATCTCGGCTTTTTGGAAAAAGCCTTAGGATTTCCTCTTCCGAATTTATACATCGATACCGTGGAATTAGCCAAACTGCTTTTACCCCATACACCATCGTACAGCTTAAGAAATCTGGTAAGAACTTATCAGTTGAATCAGGAACCTGCTCACCGGGCCCTGCCGGATACCAGGGCTCTGGAAAAATTATTTTACGCCTTAACAGATACCCTAAAAAAACTTCCGATTTATGCACTCCAGGAGATATGTTCTTTCCTGCAGGATAACCCCCAGGGCTTGTCCTGGTATTTGCAGGAAATCCTCAAAGACCAGATAAGGCATTATGATTTTACACAACAGTTGGAAACAGCCTGTGTAGAAGAAAATGAAAAGAGTAGTACGGCAAAAAATAAACGTGCCTTCCAGTGGAGTGTGAAGGCCCTGGAAGAAATGTTTCTACCGGGAGGATATATTGCCGGGCAGCTACTCAATTATCAAACTCGAACACCACAAATCCAAATGTTAAAGGCCGTAGCCAAAGTATTAGAACAAGAGCGCCACCTACTGGTTGAAGCCGGGACGGGAGTTGGTAAATCCCTGGCCTATCTCGTACCTGCTTTAGCCTGGGCTGTTTCCCAGGGAGAAAAGATCGTAGTGGCCACCCACACCATCGCCTTACAGGAACAACTGGCCCGTGGTGAAATAAAATTTTTAGAAAAAGTCCTGCCTTTTCATTTTAGTGCCGCAGTTCTAAAAGGGAGAAACAACTACCTGTGCCTTCATAAATGGCGAGAATTCAAGGAAGCTGTACATGGTTTAAGCTGGCCGGAAAAACTTCTGATGTCCAGGATTAGTCTTTGGCTTAGGGAAAACGGTACAGGCGACAGGGATTCTATAAACTTAAGAGGCTGGGAAAAGGAGTTTTTTCAGCAAGTTTCTTCAGTCAAAGATATTTGTTTGGGAAGTAACTGTCCCTTTATCGGGGAGTGTTTTTACCAGCGGGCTAAGCAAAAGGCCCTGGAAGCAGATTTGATAATTGTGAACCATTCCCTGCTCTTATCTGATTTAAAATTAGGTGAGGCCCTCTTACCTAAATATCAGTATTTAGTGGTGGATGAGGCCCACCATTTAGAAGAGGAAGCTACAAAACAATTCACTGAAACTTTTTCTCTTTATGCATTACAGAAAAGAATAGGTGCCCTGTTGAAAAAGGACAATTACCGCAAATTTGGTTTGTTTTCATTTATCCAGTCCCTGTTAACCAAGGAAGTGCAGGACTTAGGTCACATCCAGAACCGCCTGGCAGATGCGCAACATCTGGCTGAAAATATAAATATGCAAATTCATGATATTCTTTGTGTGCTGGAGGAGAATCCTTCCCTTGAACTAAGCCGTGTGCAGGAAGGGGTTAAACACGCTGCCTGGTGGGAAACGCTGAATATTCTTTTTGCTAACCTGCGCTCAAACATTGTAGGGCTCTTAAGGGAACTGCAAAGTCTTTATGATTACATTGCTGCAGAATTAGATTATGCCACCTGGGAAATTCCTTTACGCCACTTGAAGGCTCATATCAACGAAAGTGTCGTGGAGGCTCAGGTAATCGAAAATTTCTTTGCTGCCGGAGGAGAAGAAAAAGTTTACTGGTTTGAAAGGGATAATGCCCTTAAAGATCTCCGTCTCCACATTACCCCTATCAAAGTTGCCCAGCAACTTTATGATCATTTGTTTATTTCAAAGACCGGCACAGTCCTTACTTCTGCCACCTTAACCGTTGATGGAAGTTTTGCCTTTCTCATTGAACAGCTGGGCTTACCCGAAGAATTGGTGGATACCCTGCAGATACCTTCGCCATTTTATTATGATGAGCAGTCCCTGCTCCTGGTGGACAGCAGCTTACCCGATCCGGGCAAAACCAGTGAAGAACTGTATTCCTTAGCCATTCAGGAAGCTTTGCTAAAAATTTTACTGGTCACGGGCGGCAGAACCCTTGTTTTGTTTACTTCCTATAAGCAGCTGCGCCTAATGTTCGATGTCCTTCATGACCCTCTGCAACAGGCAGGATTAGAATTATTCGCCGACGGCATCAATGGCAGCAGGTCATTGCTCGTGGAGGAGCTTAAAGTAAACCCCCAGGCGGTGGTTTTTGGAGCCAATGCTTTTTGGGAAGGAATTGACCTGCCCGGCGCCGCTTTAACGTCCGTAATTATGGTTAAACTGCCCTTTGCCCCGCCCAATCTTCCCCTGGTAGAAGCCAGGGTTGAGGCTTTGACCCACGAAGGCAAAGATGGTTTCTATGGTTACAGTTTGCCCCAGGCCGTATTAAGATTTAGACAGGGTTATGGCAGGCTCATCAGAACTGTGGAGGACTGGGGTGTGATTGTTGTTCTGGATAACAGGATTGTCAAAAAACGTTACGGAAAAAAATTTATTAACTCCCTGCCGCAACAGAAATACTATGCAGGAGATACCGGCTTTGTCGTTGAACAGGTTCGTAAATGGTTCAAGACTTCCGGGGGATAA
- a CDS encoding nucleotide pyrophosphohydrolase, whose translation MDISEMQLEVDRWIRQFAEGYWQPSSMTLRLMEEVGELAREVNHLYGEKPKKPEEPETDLELELGDILFIILCFANAQGLDLNRSFTRVMQKYYERDSHRWTRLNP comes from the coding sequence CTGGACATATCGGAAATGCAGTTGGAGGTAGACCGCTGGATAAGGCAATTCGCCGAAGGCTATTGGCAGCCTTCCTCCATGACTTTACGTCTAATGGAAGAAGTGGGTGAACTGGCCCGGGAGGTCAACCATTTATATGGCGAAAAACCAAAAAAACCTGAGGAGCCCGAAACTGATTTAGAACTAGAACTGGGCGATATCTTATTTATTATCTTGTGTTTTGCCAATGCCCAGGGTTTAGACTTAAACCGGTCTTTTACCCGGGTAATGCAAAAATACTATGAAAGGGATTCCCATAGATGGACCCGTCTAAATCCTTGA
- the trmL gene encoding tRNA (uridine(34)/cytosine(34)/5-carboxymethylaminomethyluridine(34)-2'-O)-methyltransferase TrmL has protein sequence MFNIVLVEPEIPANTGNIARTCAVTGCSLHLVEPLGFSIDDKHLKRAGLDYWHLLDVHIYKSLDEFLVKTNPELYFLATTKGAQCYTKIYYPPGAYLVFGKETKGLPESLLHKYPDKCFRLPMREDARSLNLSNSVAVMVYEALRQHDFPGLK, from the coding sequence TTGTTTAACATTGTCCTGGTTGAACCGGAAATTCCTGCCAATACGGGGAATATAGCCCGAACATGTGCGGTTACAGGCTGCAGCCTGCATCTTGTAGAGCCTTTGGGTTTTTCCATTGATGACAAACATTTAAAACGAGCGGGTTTGGATTACTGGCATCTTTTAGATGTACACATCTATAAAAGCCTGGATGAATTCCTTGTGAAAACTAATCCTGAGCTATACTTTTTAGCCACTACCAAGGGTGCGCAATGCTATACAAAGATATATTACCCACCAGGCGCCTACTTAGTTTTCGGCAAAGAGACCAAAGGTTTACCGGAGAGTTTATTACACAAATATCCGGACAAGTGTTTCCGCTTGCCCATGCGGGAAGACGCCCGTTCTTTAAACCTTAGCAATTCTGTTGCTGTTATGGTTTATGAAGCTCTAAGGCAGCACGATTTCCCTGGCTTGAAATGA
- a CDS encoding YkgJ family cysteine cluster protein: MNPCVEFVPINIEGKTGIDVVIHSEEATLADYLSALEEYIERGTYQRVRAETGKCEGCDVCCQERVPLTSLDVLVLQKGLAPGLPLGEFFKRFTNVCVSGPVVDITLARQSDEKCIFLNRETRRCLNYNERPLVCRTYICTPLAPRARKLRDTIVNTGEDELVRLWFRSSVKDGLVIHEAWDPEINEEDWSENAWTGKITPQQVYLKDIVPSSLWNELYEKGE; this comes from the coding sequence ATGAACCCCTGTGTAGAATTTGTACCCATTAACATAGAAGGAAAAACGGGAATAGATGTGGTTATACATTCGGAAGAGGCCACCCTGGCAGATTATCTTTCGGCTTTAGAAGAATATATTGAGAGGGGCACGTACCAGAGAGTACGGGCGGAGACTGGAAAATGCGAGGGCTGTGATGTCTGCTGCCAGGAACGAGTCCCCCTTACCAGTTTAGATGTATTGGTACTACAAAAGGGCCTAGCCCCCGGGCTGCCTTTGGGGGAATTTTTCAAGAGGTTTACTAATGTTTGTGTTTCGGGCCCTGTGGTGGATATTACTCTGGCCAGGCAGAGTGACGAGAAGTGTATCTTTTTAAACAGGGAGACCCGCCGCTGTTTAAACTACAATGAACGTCCTCTGGTCTGCAGGACCTATATCTGTACGCCTCTTGCCCCTAGAGCGAGAAAATTAAGGGATACCATTGTCAATACGGGAGAGGACGAGTTAGTACGGTTGTGGTTCAGGTCATCTGTAAAAGATGGGTTAGTGATTCACGAAGCCTGGGACCCGGAAATAAACGAAGAAGACTGGTCAGAAAATGCCTGGACCGGTAAAATAACTCCCCAACAGGTCTATTTAAAGGATATTGTCCCGTCAAGTTTGTGGAACGAGCTGTATGAGAAAGGTGAGTAG
- a CDS encoding DUF2889 domain-containing protein — MYLFNRAKNYSVKLVGDELWAQVSLTDTAHEMVLEAKASLADLTIIDVKAWMVRTPHTLCKDVEKRIQSLNGIPIKSGITKIVQQKLGGPQGCYHLADLFLDMVKVIKQGKYSWVHHHYSPEERVHIFNQELKDTCYYYSRNREEQEGDLNA, encoded by the coding sequence GTGTACCTTTTTAACAGGGCGAAAAATTACAGTGTCAAACTAGTGGGTGACGAATTGTGGGCACAGGTGAGTCTAACCGATACAGCACATGAAATGGTGCTTGAAGCCAAAGCCAGTCTGGCGGATTTAACGATCATAGATGTAAAAGCATGGATGGTTCGTACTCCGCACACACTATGTAAAGACGTAGAAAAACGTATCCAAAGCTTAAACGGTATCCCCATTAAGTCGGGCATAACAAAAATTGTTCAGCAAAAACTGGGTGGTCCCCAGGGCTGTTATCATTTGGCCGATTTATTTTTAGATATGGTGAAAGTGATCAAACAAGGGAAATACAGTTGGGTCCATCATCATTACAGTCCGGAAGAGAGAGTACATATTTTTAATCAGGAATTAAAAGATACCTGCTATTATTATTCCCGGAACAGGGAAGAACAGGAGGGCGACTTAAATGCTTAA
- a CDS encoding adenosylhomocysteinase, which yields MLKESQIRDINLAPKGEQKLSWVQKFMPILNQIKDKFSAEQPFAGKKVVICLHLEAKTGYLAQVIKAGGAEVTVVASNPLSTQDDVVAALVQNGIRAYAWHGATDAEYHQHLKLALETEPNLIIDDGGDLVSLLHGEYQHLIPAVTGSCEETTTGLIRLRSMEKTGVLKIPVVAVNDAYMKYLFDNRYGTGQSVWDAITNTTNLVVAGKNVVVVGYGWCGKGVALRAKGLGARVIVTEIDPIKANEAILDGFEVLPMQKAAALGDFFITVTGNKAVIRKEHFSVMADGAILANAGHFDVEISKPDLKELAVSVRTVKPNVEEFVLQDGRKLFLLAEGRLVNLASGNGHPVEIMDLSFGIQALSLAYLEKNREQLRPGVIPVPTEIDQGVARLRLEALGRQIDELTPEQKQYLNDWAM from the coding sequence ATGCTTAAAGAATCGCAGATTCGCGACATCAATCTTGCCCCTAAAGGAGAGCAAAAGCTCAGTTGGGTGCAAAAATTTATGCCTATACTTAACCAGATTAAAGACAAGTTCAGCGCCGAACAACCCTTCGCCGGGAAAAAAGTGGTTATTTGCCTGCATCTGGAAGCAAAAACAGGTTATCTTGCGCAAGTGATAAAGGCAGGAGGTGCCGAAGTTACCGTAGTAGCCTCCAACCCTTTGTCCACCCAGGACGATGTAGTGGCAGCCCTGGTACAAAACGGCATCCGGGCTTATGCCTGGCATGGGGCTACTGATGCCGAATATCACCAGCACCTGAAACTTGCCCTGGAGACAGAACCCAACTTAATCATTGACGACGGGGGGGACCTTGTTTCACTGCTTCATGGGGAATATCAGCATTTAATTCCCGCTGTCACCGGGAGCTGTGAGGAAACCACTACAGGTCTGATCAGACTGCGCAGCATGGAAAAGACTGGAGTCTTAAAAATACCCGTTGTCGCCGTCAACGATGCTTATATGAAATATTTATTCGATAACCGTTATGGTACCGGACAATCGGTTTGGGATGCCATAACAAACACCACCAACTTAGTAGTGGCAGGGAAGAATGTGGTAGTGGTAGGCTACGGCTGGTGCGGTAAAGGCGTGGCCTTACGGGCCAAAGGTTTGGGGGCCCGGGTAATCGTCACGGAAATAGACCCTATCAAAGCCAATGAGGCTATCTTGGACGGTTTTGAAGTACTGCCCATGCAGAAGGCGGCTGCCCTTGGTGACTTCTTTATTACCGTAACCGGCAACAAGGCTGTGATCCGCAAAGAACACTTCAGCGTGATGGCTGACGGCGCAATATTGGCCAATGCTGGCCATTTTGATGTAGAGATCAGTAAACCCGATTTAAAAGAACTGGCTGTGTCGGTTAGAACGGTCAAGCCTAACGTAGAAGAATTTGTTTTACAGGACGGACGAAAACTCTTCTTGCTGGCCGAAGGCAGGCTGGTCAATTTGGCCTCCGGAAACGGGCACCCTGTGGAAATAATGGATTTGTCTTTTGGCATTCAGGCCTTGTCGCTGGCCTATCTAGAAAAGAACCGGGAGCAGCTGCGCCCGGGAGTCATCCCTGTTCCCACTGAGATTGATCAGGGCGTGGCCAGGCTCCGCTTAGAAGCCCTGGGCCGCCAGATCGATGAACTAACACCGGAACAAAAGCAATATCTCAATGACTGGGCGATGTAA